Proteins from a single region of Bacteroidota bacterium:
- the murD gene encoding UDP-N-acetylmuramoyl-L-alanine--D-glutamate ligase codes for MNNYDIIILGGGESGTGCALLAKSKGLSVFLSDASMLKDIYAQELRQAGISFEQGAHSEDIILSGKKIIKSPGIPDKTDIIKKIREKNIPIISELDFAQSYSHAKVIAITGTNGKTTTTTMVFELLRKAGLNVALGGNIGVSYAKQVAIKDPEYFVLEVSSFQLDDSYDFHPYISILCNITPDHLDRYEYEYQNYINSKFRITQNQTEQDYFIYCIDDPDTYSNLNIVPSGVNQLAFGYFNKPETGAWVENKVLHLTDTANKIYLTMNTDNLALRGIHNTYNSMAAGLVGSIMNLSKEAIRESLANFDNIEHRLEYVATVGGTEYINDSKATNVNSVWYALESMQKPVIWIVGGVDKGNDYSTLIPLVEEKVKLIICLGLDNTKIHQAFSKHVNLMLNTNSMQEAVQTAHRFADKGDTVLLSPACASFDLFLNYKDRGWSFKQSVKNL; via the coding sequence ATGAATAACTACGACATTATCATATTGGGAGGTGGCGAAAGCGGAACAGGATGCGCGTTACTTGCAAAATCTAAAGGTTTGAGCGTGTTTTTATCGGATGCAAGCATGCTCAAGGACATATACGCCCAAGAGTTGCGTCAAGCAGGCATTTCTTTTGAACAAGGTGCACACTCTGAAGATATTATTCTGAGCGGCAAGAAAATCATCAAAAGTCCCGGCATACCGGACAAAACCGACATAATTAAGAAAATCAGAGAAAAAAATATTCCCATAATTTCAGAATTAGATTTTGCACAGTCATACAGCCATGCAAAAGTCATTGCCATTACCGGAACCAACGGCAAAACCACTACCACTACAATGGTTTTTGAGCTTTTAAGAAAAGCAGGTTTGAATGTCGCACTCGGAGGCAATATAGGAGTAAGTTATGCCAAACAAGTCGCAATCAAAGACCCTGAATATTTTGTGTTGGAAGTCAGCAGTTTTCAATTGGACGACTCCTATGATTTTCATCCTTACATATCCATTTTATGCAATATTACTCCCGACCATTTGGATAGATATGAATATGAATATCAAAATTATATCAATTCAAAATTCAGGATTACCCAAAATCAAACAGAACAAGACTACTTCATTTATTGCATTGACGACCCTGACACATACAGCAATCTGAACATAGTGCCATCCGGGGTTAACCAACTCGCTTTTGGCTATTTCAACAAACCCGAGACAGGTGCCTGGGTTGAAAACAAAGTATTGCACCTAACCGACACAGCAAACAAAATATACCTTACCATGAATACAGACAACTTAGCCCTAAGAGGCATCCACAACACCTACAACTCAATGGCAGCAGGACTTGTAGGCAGCATCATGAACCTAAGCAAAGAAGCCATCCGCGAAAGTCTTGCCAACTTTGACAACATAGAACACAGATTAGAATATGTTGCAACCGTAGGCGGTACAGAGTACATCAATGATTCTAAGGCAACCAACGTCAATTCTGTTTGGTACGCACTTGAGAGCATGCAAAAGCCTGTCATCTGGATTGTAGGCGGTGTGGACAAAGGAAATGATTACAGTACACTAATTCCGCTCGTAGAAGAAAAAGTCAAATTAATTATCTGCCTTGGTCTTGACAACACTAAGATACATCAAGCCTTTAGCAAACATGTAAATTTGATGTTGAACACAAACTCTATGCAAGAGGCTGTTCAAACTGCTCATCGCTTTGCGGACAAAGGAGACACCGTGTTGCTTTCACCTGCTTGTGCATCTTTCGACCTATTTCTCAATTACAAAGATAGAGGCTGGTCATTTAAGCAAAGTGTGAAAAATCTGTAA
- a CDS encoding PUR family DNA/RNA-binding protein, with product MEENRYNDQDKLFSKRVKAGKRTYFFDVRETKNKDYYVTITESKKRFDDQTYVKQKIFLYKEDFNKFIEAMNETIGFVKKELLPEYDFDEFTHHSEEDNITE from the coding sequence ATGGAGGAAAACAGATACAACGATCAAGACAAACTCTTCTCCAAGAGAGTAAAAGCCGGCAAGCGAACTTATTTCTTTGATGTACGTGAAACGAAAAACAAAGACTATTATGTTACTATCACAGAAAGCAAGAAAAGATTTGATGATCAAACCTATGTAAAACAAAAGATTTTCCTCTACAAAGAAGACTTTAACAAATTCATTGAAGCCATGAACGAAACTATTGGATTTGTCAAAAAAGAACTTCTGCCTGAATACGATTTTGACGAATTCACACATCATTCTGAAGAGGATAACATTACAGAATAA
- a CDS encoding sulfite exporter TauE/SafE family protein, whose translation MFKKIFVYGISFGSIAGAFLFIHLNNYGPDMSNFQKIFFMLIYSLILPATCVYLLSKNIRQDSLEKDPKNAKPGTVIIAGLFAGIVIALTIAGIYAFIATQFPAIIEKAIQSDLAKLNDNMDKYMEFYKKTKEEIIQMTVDRYSIGNQFRDNMYQFTSIGLLVSGIMALIYMNKDRKRNAANTEIKND comes from the coding sequence ATGTTTAAGAAAATTTTCGTCTATGGGATATCCTTTGGAAGTATTGCCGGAGCATTCTTGTTTATACATCTAAACAATTATGGACCTGACATGAGTAATTTCCAAAAGATTTTTTTCATGCTTATATACTCCTTGATTTTACCTGCTACCTGTGTATATCTTCTTTCAAAAAATATTAGACAAGACAGCCTTGAGAAAGACCCTAAAAATGCCAAACCCGGCACAGTGATTATTGCAGGACTCTTTGCAGGTATTGTTATTGCACTTACTATTGCGGGTATTTATGCCTTTATTGCTACACAATTTCCCGCAATCATTGAAAAAGCCATTCAATCTGATTTAGCAAAACTCAATGACAACATGGATAAATACATGGAGTTTTACAAAAAAACAAAAGAAGAAATTATTCAAATGACCGTAGATAGATACAGTATTGGCAACCAATTTCGAGACAATATGTATCAGTTCACATCCATCGGTTTATTGGTCTCAGGTATTATGGCACTTATTTATATGAATAAAGACAGAAAGCGAAATGCTGCAAATACCGAAATAAAGAATGATTAA
- a CDS encoding 1-acyl-sn-glycerol-3-phosphate acyltransferase has product MIKKTLQSTYAIWFAIVFAFTFIPLYPVFLILLSHKSGYYLANKLRKLWALLIMLFSGLWISIKKENQNMKSSLPCIYVSNHSSYLDILCMSIIARGNYMFLAKKELKKIPLFRVFFRTVDVAVDRKNNVEAAKSYKQTEERIKEGYSFIIYPEGTIGNQAPRLASFKNGAFKLAIENELPIVPVTMLDNYKRLVHKNGISGSPGQMRTVIHNPIETKGLTKEDIPALKSKVYTIIENTLIEYKIIEKND; this is encoded by the coding sequence ATGATTAAAAAAACGCTCCAATCCACTTATGCAATCTGGTTTGCGATAGTATTTGCTTTCACATTTATACCATTATACCCCGTATTTCTCATCCTGTTATCACACAAATCAGGATATTATCTCGCAAATAAACTTCGCAAACTGTGGGCTTTGCTGATTATGCTTTTTTCAGGTCTTTGGATTTCAATTAAAAAAGAAAACCAAAATATGAAATCTTCCCTGCCATGTATTTATGTTTCTAATCATAGTTCCTATCTGGATATCTTGTGCATGTCAATCATTGCAAGAGGAAACTATATGTTTCTGGCGAAGAAGGAATTAAAGAAAATACCTCTTTTTCGAGTTTTCTTCAGAACAGTGGATGTGGCAGTAGACAGAAAAAATAATGTAGAAGCCGCAAAATCTTACAAACAGACAGAAGAAAGAATCAAAGAAGGATATAGCTTTATCATTTATCCCGAAGGTACCATAGGAAATCAAGCACCACGTCTTGCCTCGTTCAAAAATGGAGCATTCAAATTGGCGATAGAAAATGAGCTACCCATTGTGCCGGTAACTATGTTAGATAATTACAAAAGACTTGTTCACAAAAACGGAATCAGCGGTAGCCCCGGACAAATGCGAACAGTAATTCATAATCCCATCGAAACCAAAGGTTTGACAAAGGAAGACATCCCTGCGCTCAAATCAAAAGTTTATACTATTATTGAGAACACATTGATTGAATATAAAATCATAGAAAAGAATGACTAA
- the gatC gene encoding Asp-tRNA(Asn)/Glu-tRNA(Gln) amidotransferase subunit GatC — MTKINEKEFDRLAELSKLEFSESEKQELMADLNKTVAFCETLNEVNTDGVEPLIYMTPNTNVVREDRIEGMISKEEALKNAPAKDSDFFRVTKVIKPKQ; from the coding sequence ATGACTAAAATTAACGAAAAAGAATTTGACCGTTTGGCAGAGTTATCAAAACTTGAATTCTCAGAAAGTGAAAAGCAAGAATTGATGGCAGATCTCAATAAGACAGTGGCTTTTTGTGAAACACTTAATGAAGTAAATACAGACGGTGTAGAGCCATTGATTTATATGACACCTAACACTAATGTTGTTAGAGAAGATAGAATTGAAGGGATGATTAGCAAAGAAGAAGCATTAAAGAACGCCCCTGCCAAAGACTCTGATTTTTTCAGGGTTACCAAAGTAATCAAGCCCAAACAGTGA
- a CDS encoding ABC transporter ATP-binding protein, protein MGSQTLPVLKNFNLEVSTGDYVALMGPSGSGKSTLMNIIGCLDNFNSGKYLLNGIDVTGLSDNNLAEIRNKQIGFIFQTFNLLPRYSALENVELPLIYAGIGKKERIRRATDALARVGLADRITHKPNELSGGQRQRVAVARALVNNPAILLADEPTGNLDSKTSDEIMLLFEQIYEQGNTIILVTHEEDIARRAKRIIRLKDGIIEKEEIN, encoded by the coding sequence ATGGGAAGCCAAACGCTGCCGGTTCTAAAGAACTTTAATCTCGAAGTTTCCACAGGAGATTATGTAGCTCTCATGGGACCCAGCGGTTCGGGCAAATCTACCTTAATGAATATAATTGGCTGTTTGGACAATTTTAATTCGGGGAAATATCTATTGAACGGGATTGATGTAACAGGACTTTCAGACAATAATCTGGCAGAAATTCGTAACAAACAGATAGGCTTCATTTTTCAGACTTTTAATCTACTGCCGAGGTATTCTGCACTTGAAAATGTAGAACTCCCTTTGATATATGCAGGCATAGGGAAGAAAGAGCGTATTCGAAGAGCAACAGATGCATTGGCACGAGTTGGTTTGGCGGACAGAATAACTCACAAGCCCAATGAATTATCCGGAGGTCAAAGACAAAGAGTAGCAGTAGCAAGGGCTTTGGTAAACAATCCTGCCATATTGCTTGCCGATGAACCTACCGGAAATTTAGACTCTAAAACTTCGGACGAAATCATGTTGTTGTTTGAACAAATCTATGAACAAGGAAATACTATCATACTTGTTACACACGAAGAGGATATAGCCCGTAGAGCAAAACGAATTATCAGACTCAAAGACGGCATTATCGAAAAAGAAGAAATTAACTAA
- a CDS encoding cob(I)yrinic acid a,c-diamide adenosyltransferase has product MKIYTKKGDKGMTTLIGGDKVSKFDPRIEAYGTIDELNSYIGILIASIHDQNEKAYLIKVQSDLFNIEALLATPAGKDFKMPEVEDSDIKEMEGRIDNIDNQLERLKNFILPSGSLVISQIHVARCICRRAERIIVQLNEQEEVDGRIIAYINRFSDYLFNLARFEAKLTNTQEILWAPKGVK; this is encoded by the coding sequence ATGAAAATCTATACAAAAAAAGGCGACAAAGGCATGACTACTCTTATTGGTGGCGACAAAGTAAGCAAGTTTGACCCCAGAATAGAAGCATACGGTACCATAGATGAACTGAATAGTTATATTGGCATACTCATAGCCTCCATTCATGACCAAAACGAAAAAGCATATTTAATCAAAGTACAAAGTGATTTGTTCAATATTGAAGCCTTGCTTGCCACACCAGCAGGTAAAGATTTCAAGATGCCCGAGGTTGAAGATTCAGACATCAAAGAAATGGAGGGGCGGATTGACAACATTGACAATCAACTTGAACGATTGAAAAATTTTATTCTTCCCAGTGGAAGTCTTGTCATTTCACAAATTCATGTAGCAAGATGTATTTGCCGTAGAGCAGAGCGTATCATAGTTCAGCTCAATGAGCAAGAAGAGGTTGACGGCAGAATCATTGCTTATATTAACAGATTTTCTGATTATCTGTTTAACCTTGCTCGCTTTGAAGCAAAATTAACAAACACCCAAGAAATTCTGTGGGCGCCAAAGGGAGTAAAATAA